The Malassezia japonica chromosome 8, complete sequence genome includes a window with the following:
- a CDS encoding uncharacterized protein (TransMembrane:11 (i78-102o122-142i149-166o172-199i206-229o249-270i349-369o389-409i421-438o444-466i487-512o); EggNog:ENOG503NUH8; COG:S) — protein sequence MNVDAEDTSAVGQPDHEDVAHAQPLAEDATKQDTDKVSISDASFDLVIPEATVGHEYAAKAMVLNQAVQSIGMGRYQILLFLVVGFGWASDNLWPTVTGLILPPVTKEFLADEPNAQRIYPRITLAQNIGLFVGAFFWGFGCDLFGRKWAFTLTLFFTAVFGLVAAGSPTFAAVGVFAALWSFGVGGNLPVDSAIFLEFLPYTHQYLLTVLSTYWAFAELFADLIAWPLIGYLTCSESEVCTKAKNMGWRYFVIVMGALFVVFFLIRFFFPVLESPKYLMGIGKEEEAVDVVHRLAKINKKTTELTVEDLTKHNIDSRAQQSGEKKYNIQSLEEFKPSNISALFATRRMAINTSLIIAIWALIGLAFPLYNAFIPSIVTLNEPDVHTTYWHLVVNAVMGVPACIIGAFLIEVKGIGRKGTLGASTILTGVFLFCSTTSKNSDQLLGWQCAFKFCSGLMYAVLYTYTPEIFPTKYRGTGNALTACANRIFGIMAPIIVIGALFLVAGVLSLLLPLEPRGKATVLCSSACAQNASQTNGTAKIAPKVLVVTLFEPERNAWLNNLTLTENVTVPGFSPLFPHASCDKQGDTCLITTGEGEINAASTLTALLYNSQFDLRKSYFIVNGIAGINPYAGTIGSVSIARYAIQPGLQYGIDSREMPQGWNYSWWSYGTSEPGQYPGFFYGTEIFEVNTNLRDRVFDLVKNVSLSDNEVAKDNRKPYPFAPANATPSVIKGDVATSDLYYTGKY from the exons ATGAATGTGGACGCTGAGGATACCTCAGCAGTCGGACAGCCCGATCACGAAGATGTGGCCCATGCGCAGCCACTTGCTGAGGATGCCACCAAACAGGACACCGACAAGGTCAGCATCTCGGATGCGTCTTTTGACTTGGTCATCCCGGAGGCAACAGTGGGTCATGAATACGCGGCCAAGGCAATGGTCCTCAATCAAGCTGTGCAATCCATTGGCATGGGCCGTTATCAAATTCTGCTGTTCCTTGTCGTCGGCTTTGGATGGGCAAGCGACAATTTGTGGCCTACTGTTACTGGTCTGATTTTGCCACCGGTGACGAAAGAGTTCCTTGCCGATGAACCGAATGCTCAAAGGATTTACCCGCGCATTACCCTTGCGCAAAACATCGGCCTGTTCGTCGGTGCCTTTTTCTGGGGCTTTGGCTGTGACTTGTTTGGACGCAAATGGGCATTTACGTTGACTTTATTCTTTACGGCTGTATTCGGTCTAGTGGCTGCGGGATCCCCCACGTTCGCGGCTGTTGGTGTGTTTGCTGCGCTGTGGTCCTTTGGTGTCGGCGGAAATCTCCCAGTCGACTCGGCCATCTTTCTGGAGTTCCTCCCCTACACGCACCAATACTTGCTTACCGTGTTATCGACCTACTGGGCGTTTGCCGAACTGTTTGCAGACTTGATTGCATGGCCCCTAATCGGATATCTCACTTGTTCTGAATCTGAAGTATGCACTAAAGCCAAAAACATGGGATGGCGGTACTTTGTGATTGTGATGGGCGCACTATTTGTCGTCTTCTTTTTGATCCGCTTCTTCTTCCCTGTCCTGGAGTCACCCAAGTATCTGATGGGGATTGGAAAGGAAGAGGAAGCAGTGGATGTTGTGCATCGCCTTGCCAAGATCAACAAGAAGACAACCGAGCTCACCGTTGAGGATTTGACGAAGCACAATATCGACAGCCGTGCGCAGCAATCTGGCGAAAAGAAATACAACATACAATCGCTAGAGGAGTTCAAGCCAAGCAACATTTCGGCGCTAtttgcgacgcgccgaaTGGCTATCAACACATCGTTGATTATTGCAATTTGGGCTCTGATTGGCCTTGCGTTTCCACTCTACAATGCGTTCATCCCGTCCATTGTGACGCTGAATGAACCAGATGTGCATACGACGTATTGGCATCTTGTCGTGAATGCTGTGATGGGTGTTCCAGCTTGCATCATCGGCGCGTTCCTCATTGAAGTGAAGGGTATCGGCCGGAAGGGCACTCTGGGTGCATCCACGATCCTCACAGGTGTCTTCCTCTTCTGCTCTACGACCTCGAAGAATTCTGACCAGCTTCTGGGCTGGCAATGTGCGTTCAAGTTTTGTTCCGGATTGATGTACGCGGTGCTCTATACCTACACGCCCGAGATTTTTCCTACCAAGTACCGTGGCACCGGCAACGCATTGACTGCATGTGCGAACCGCATCTTCGGTATTATGGCTCCCATCATTGTCAT TGGTGCCCTGTTCCTTGTCGCCGGCGTCCTGTCTCTCCTTCTACCTCTGGAGCCCCGCGGTAAAGCGA CGGTGCTGTGCTCGAGTGCTTGCGCTCAGAATGCTTCGCAGACCAACGGCACGGCAAAGATCGCGCCCAAGGTCCTGGTGGTCACACTTTTCGAGCCGGAGCGCAACGCGTGGTTGAACAACTTGACGCTCACAGAGAACGTCACTGTGCCCGGATTCAGTCCCCTCTTCCCCCATGCCAGCTGCGATAAACAAGGCGATACGTGCCTTATCACCACTGGTGAGGGCGAGATTAACGCTGCCTCGACGCTGACCGCGCTCCTCTACAACTCGCAGTTTGACCTTCGCAAGTCGTACTTTATCGTGAATGGTATCGCCGGGATTAACCCGTACGCCGGAACGATTGGCAGTGTGAGCATTGCGCGCTACGCTATCCAGCCCGGCCTGCAGTACGGCATCGACAGTCGCGAGATGCCCCAAGGCTGGAACTACAGCTGGTGGAGCTACGGCACGTCGGAGCCTGGCCAGTACCCCGGCTTCTTTTATGGAACGGAAATCTTTGAGGTAAACACGAATCTGCGCGACAGGGTGTTTGACCTGGTGAAGAATGTGTCGCTGTCGGACAATGAGGTCGCCAAGGATAACCGCAAGCCTTATCCGTTTGCGCCTGCCAATGCTACGCCATCGGTTATCAAGGGTGACGTCGCCACGAGCGACCTGTACTACACGGGCAAATACTAG
- a CDS encoding ADP-ribose diphosphatase (COG:L; EggNog:ENOG503NZ8Q): protein MVANLTSVLTNGTGSYATTAQEDNAVLETLVRAHKAGFADYGRAILYRTASDFDRAPPNVDDYKNFEVDSNMQHLIDPSLDNLYIVGSKIMNSIISNWTQEWEMGFAPQNSTGYGDVFATPPNPRDSKILSSRPMNDSESKWVGLRAIEWVDPTGRQRRWECADRKTRNGEVDAVAVFTIVQRPEVEPHVLLVSQFRPPVGGMIVELPAGLVDAGEESDEGTKRAALRELQEETGFGAESNEHSVKVRLVSRVMYSDPGLSGANMKLCTVEIDLAKDAPEPVAHPDEGEFIERHLVPLRSLQNELDSFQQRGYEVDARLAHLAVGLQLGLSFAPK, encoded by the exons ATGGTCGCGAACCTTACCTCGGTTCTCACGAACGGCACAGGCTCATATGCTACTACCGCCCAGGAGGACAATGCtgtgctcgagacgctggtgcgtgcgcacaaGGCGGGCTTTGCCGATTATGGCCGCGCCATTCTTTACCGCACAGCAAGTGACTTTGATCGTG cgccgccgaatGTGGACGACTACAAAAACTTCGAGGTGGACTCGAATATGCAGCACCTGATTGACCCTTCTCTCGACAACCTCTACATTGTCGGCAGCAAAATCATGAACTCG ATCATTTCCAACTGGACGCAAGAGTGGGAAATGGGTTTCGCTCCGCAAAACAGCACCGGCTACGGCGATGTGTTCG CAACGCCACCGAACCCCCGCGATTCCAAGATCCTCTCATCTCGGCCCATGAACGACAGCGAGTCCAAGTGGGTCGGCCTGCGTGCCATCGAGTGGGTCGATCCAACTGGCCGTCAGCGCCGCTGGGAGTGTGCCGACCGAAAGACACGCAACGGCGAAGTAGACG CTGTGGCCGTGTTCACAATAGTGCAGCGCCCTGAAGTCGAGCCACATGTGCTGCTAGTGAGTCAGTTCCGCCCACCTGTTGGTGGCATGATTGTCGAGCTTCCTGCTGGCCTCGTGGATGCGGGTGAGGAAAGCGACGAAGGTACGAAGCGGGCCGCCCTCCGCGAGCTCCAGGAAGAGACTGGCTTTGGCGCAGAGAGCAATGAGCACTCTGTTAAAGTCAGGCTCGTAAGCCGCGTCATGTACAGCGATCCCGGCCTGTCCGGTGCCAACATGAAGCTGTGCACGGTCGAGATTGATCTCGCAAAAGATGCACCTGAGCCTGTCGCGCATCCCGACGAGGGCGAATTTATTGAGCGCCACCTTGTTCCCCTGCGCTCTCTCCAAAACGAGCTGGACT CCttccagcagcgcggctACGAAGTCGACGCACGTCTCGCGCACTTGGCCGTCGGCCTCCAGCTCGGCCTCTCGTTTGCCCCCAAGTAG
- the ERG11 gene encoding sterol 14alpha-demethylase (COG:Q; TransMembrane:2 (o20-41i53-70o); EggNog:ENOG503NW9W), with protein sequence MTLQLDYESLISHVSSLPLWQQVVGGGAIALVLAVVLNVLAQVLLPRDRSLPPVVFHWFPVIGSAVTYGIDPYRFFFECRKQYGDVFTFKLLGRNITVALGTKGSNLVFNGRLNQVSAEEAYTSLTTPVFGKKVVYDVPNAVLMEQKRFVKAGLSQENFRAYVDQIVMEVKDFFKKDEAFAPLQKGAKSVSVDIFKAMSEITILTASRTLQGKEVRENLDKSYADLYHDLDSGFTPINFVIPNLPLPNNFRRDRAQRLMSKFYQDIIQKRREEGTSDTGHDMIRALMEQTYKNGRQISDEEIAHMMIALLMAGQHTSSATGSWALLRLASRPEFIQEVYEEQVRVYGEPDGSFRPLNYDTQKSSVPKLDAVIRETLRLHPPIHSIMRKVKTDIPVPPTLAVPKGVVPKEGENAPFIIPKGHYVMAAPGVTQVDPNLWDDAEEFNPNRWLDNSSAHMSQEDGDQVDYGWGMVSSGAGSPYLPFGAGRHRCIGEQFAYLQLGTIIAMFVRTFDWKLDGKMAEPDYTSMVVLPKPPSNIVLTPRK encoded by the coding sequence ATGACTCTCCAGTTGGATTACGAGAGCCTTATCTCGCATGTGTCCTCGCTGCCTTTGTGGCAGCAGGTCGTTGGCGGTGGTGCCATTGCGTTGGTGCTGGCCGTGGTGCTCAATGTCCTGGCGCAGGTGCTCCTGCCTCGGGATCGCTCGCTGCCCCCTGTCGTCTTCCACTGGTTCCCGGTGATTGGCTCTGCGGTGACGTACGGCATTGACCCCTACCGTTTCTTCTTCGAATGCCGTAAGCAGTACGGTGATGTGTTCACCTTCAAGCTGCTGGGCCGCAACATTacggtcgcgctcggcacgaaGGGCTCGAACCTTGTTTTCAACGGCCGCCTGAACCAGGTGTCTGCCGAGGAGGCGTACACGTCGCTGACCACGCCTGTGTTCGGCAAGAAGGTCGTGTACGACGTGCCGAACGCTGTGCTGATGGAGCAGAAGCGCTTTGTCAAGGCCGGTCTTTCACAGGAGAACTTCCGCGCGTACGTCGACCAGATTGTGATGGAAGTCAAGGACTTTTTCAAGAAGGACGAGGCGTTTGCCCCCCTGCAGAAAGGTGCCAAGTCGGTGTCGGTGGACATCTTCAAGGCGATGAGCGAGATTACGATCCTGACGGCCAGTCGCACGCTGCAAGGCAAGGAAGTCCGCGAGAACCTCGACAAGAGCTACGCGGACCTGTACCACGACCTGGACTCGGGCTTCACGCCGATCAACTTTGTGATTCCCAACCTGCCCCTGCCGAACAACTTCCGCCGTgaccgcgcgcagcgcctcatGAGCAAGTTCTACCAGGACATTATTcagaagcgccgcgaggaggGCACGTCGGACACTGGCCACGACATGATTCGTGCGCTGATGGAGCAGACCTACAAGAACGGCCGCCAgatcagcgacgaggagattGCGCACATGATGATTGCGCTCCTCATGGCCGGCCAGCACACGAGCAGTGCGACCGGCAGCTGGGCGCTGCTCCGCCTGGCGAGCCGCCCCGAGTTTATCCAGGAGGTGTACGAAGAGCAGGTTCGTGTCTATGGCGAGCCGGATGGCTCTTTCCGCCCTCTGAACTATGACACGCAAAAGAGCTCGGTACCGAAGCTGGATGCGGTGATTCGCGAGACGCTCCGTCTGCACCCCCCCATCCACAGCATCATGCGCAAGGTCAAGACGGACATTCCCGTCCCCCCTACCCTTGCCGTTCCCAAGGGTGTGGTGCCCAAGGAGGGTGAGAATGCGCCGTTTATCATCCCCAAGGGTCACTATGTCATGGCCGCGCCCGGTGTGACGCAGGTTGACCCCAACCTGTGGGACGATGCCGAGGAGTTCAACCCCAACCGCTGGCTGGACAACTCGAGCGCACACATGAGCCAGGAGGATGGCGACCAGGTCGACTACGGCTGGGGTATGGTGAGCTCTGGCGCCGGCAGCCCCTACTTGCCGTTTGGTGCAGGCCGTCACCGCTGCATTGGCGAACAGTTTGCCTacctgcagctcggcacgatCATTGCCATGTTCGTGCGCACCTTTGACTGGAAGCTCGACGGCAAGATGGCCGAGCCGGACTACACATCGATGGTGGTGCTGCCCAAGCCCCCGTCGAACATTGTCCTGACGCCCCGCAAGTAA
- a CDS encoding D-lactate dehydratase (EggNog:ENOG503P0H4; MEROPS:MER0031431; COG:S), translated as MPIPRRALIAITSAHAPLYPDGGETGLFITEALHPFEGFRKAGFEVDLVSETGHYSPDALSLTKPWISDEDLKVYNDHNSEFRSKLDKLNKPSDIDASKYGLFFASAGHASLIDYPDAKGLQEIAAKIWEDGGIVSAVCHGGAIFPGIKDKSGKSIINGREVTGFTTKGEEEEGVLDTIKSWNRPTIESSAAAAGGKYISPPGPWESFTHTDGRLVTGANPQSAVAVTGAAVKAFDAL; from the coding sequence ATGCCTAttcctcgtcgcgctcttATTGCTATCACTTCGGcccacgcgccgctgtACCCCGACGGCGGTGAGACGGGCCTGTTCATTACCGAGGCCCTGCACCCCTTTGAGGGCTTCCGCAAGGCGGGCTTCGAGGTGGACCTCGTCTCGGAGACGGGCCACTACTCGCCGGACGCCCTGTCGCTGACCAAGCCATGgatcagcgacgaggacctcAAGGTGTACAACGACCACAATTCCGAGTTCCGCTCCAAGCTCGACAAGCTCAACAAGCCGAGCGACATTGACGCCTCCAAGTACGGCCTCTTCTTTGCTTCGGCCGGCCACGCCTCGCTAATCGACTACCCCGATGCCAAGGGTCTGCAGGAGATTGCCGCCAAGATCTGGGAGGACGGCGGTATTGTCTCGGCTGTGTGCCACGGCGGTGCCATCTTCCCTGGCATCAAGGACAAGAGCGGCAAGTCGATCATCAACGGCCGCGAGGTCACCGGCTTCACCACTAAGGGtgaagaggaggagggtGTGCTCGACACCATCAAGAGCTGGAACCGCCCGACGATCgagtcgtcggcggccgccgccggtggCAAGTACATCTCGCCTCCGGGCCCCTGGGAGTCGTTCACGCACAccgacggccgcctggTCACTGGTGCGAACCCCCAGAGTGCGGTGGCAGTCACCGGTGCTGCGGTCAAGGCCTTTGATGCTTTGTAA
- the HOM6_1 gene encoding homoserine dehydrogenase (COG:E; BUSCO:EOG09263483; EggNog:ENOG503NW9B), translated as MSSGIDVAIIGVGLVGSAVIAQLSSVSPLSSLHVIALQNSKKTLLAEPGQRLALGANGEWKESLASSPVDALSLDELVNKLHEIQAQNKRHIAVVDNTSDDGVASFYPLFVQAGFSVATPNKKAFSGSLDLYSHILHSAMQPEVLAKGPLVYQESTVGAGLPIISTLEDLVITGDKVKKIEGVLSGTMSYIFNEFSPPGGSTRKFSDIVTVARANGYTEPNPGDDLSGSDVARKLTILSRLIPELVNALPDGFTSVDTQSLTPAGLRDEKDADTYVKRLPEFDAEFDELRAKAQANNAVLRYVGVIDVENKVIKAGLESYPADHAFATSLGGSDNIISFTTQRYSNRPLLVQGAGAGADVTAMGVVADLVRIAQRRG; from the coding sequence ATGTCAAGTGGCATTGACGTTGCGATTATCGGCGTTGGCCTTGTGGGCTCTGCAGTGATTGCGCAGCTCTCTTCAGTCTCCCCCCTTTCGTCCCTGCATGTGATTGCACTGCAGAACAGCAAAAAGACCCTGCTTGCGGAGCCGggtcagcgcctcgcgctcggcgcgaacGGCGAGTGGAAGGAATCGCTTGCTTCGAGcccggtcgacgcgctctcgCTCGATGAGCTTGTGAACAAGCTGCACGAGATCCAGGCACAGAACAAGCGCCACATTGCGGTGGTCGACAACACGTCGGACGACGGCGTCGCCTCGTTCTACCCCCTCTTTGTGCAGGCCGGCTtcagcgtcgcgacgccgaaCAAGAAGGCGTTCTCGGGCTCGCTGGACCTCTATTCGCACATCCTGCACTCGGCCATGCagcccgaggtgctcgccaAGGGACCACTGGTCTACCAGGAGAGCACCGTCGGCGCGGGTCTGCCCATCATcagcacgctcgaggacctcgtGATTACTGGCGACAAGGTGAAGAAGATCGAGGGCGTGCTCAGCGGCACGATGTCGTACATCTTCAACGAGTTCTCGCCCCCTGGCGGTAGCACGCGCAAGTTCTCCGACATTGTGACGGTCGCCCGTGCCAACGGCTACACTGAGCCGAACCCCGGCGACGACCTGTCTGGCTCGGACGtggcgcgcaagctcaCGATCCTGTCGCGCCTCATTCCCGAGCTGGTGAATGCGCTGCCCGACGGCTTCACGTCGGTCGACACCCAGTCGCTGACCCCGGCtggcctgcgcgacgagaaGGACGCCGACACGTACGTCAAGCGTCTGCCCGAGTTCGACGCCGAgttcgacgagctgcgcgccaaggcgcaggccaaCAACGCCGTGCTCCGCTACGTCGGTGTGATCGACGTAGAGAACAAGGTGATCAAGGCCGGCCTCGAGTCGTACCCTGCCGACCACGCGTTCGccacgtcgctcggcggttCGGACAACATCATCTCGTTCACGACGCAGCGCTACAGCAACCGCCCTCTGCTTGTGCAGGGCGCGGGTGCCGGCGCGGATGTGACCGCGATGGGCGTCGTGGCCGACCTGGTCCgcattgcgcagcgccgcggatAA
- a CDS encoding uncharacterized protein (TransMembrane:2 (i47-67o79-103i)), giving the protein MNEPLPTYTRRDQTRPDWAHNYSRPNDVPPSYADSVRWFFYNSLRPAFLVASLVSAIGAAIQCGVQWRSMGETSGKAHIFSLVSAVLFTVVAVFQFYAFMAGLNSHISMLRSAHTDGRLVTGANPQSAVAVTSAAVKAFDAL; this is encoded by the coding sequence ATGAacgagccgctgccgacgtACACGCGGCGGGACCAGACGCGCCCGGACTGGGCGCATAACTACAGCCGCCCGAACGATGTGCCACCATCGTACGCGgactcggtgcgctggTTCTTTTACAATTCGCTGCGCCCCGCATTTCTCgttgcgtcgctcgtgagcgcgatcggcgccgcgATTCAGTGCGGTGTGCAATGGCGCTCGATGGGCGAGACGAGCGGCAAGGCGCATATTTTTAGCCTTGTTAGTGCGGTGCTCTTTACCGTCGTCGCTGTATTCCAGTTTTATGCGTTTATGGCGGGCCTGAACAGCCACATTTcgatgctgcgctcggcgcacaccgacggccgcctggTCACTGGTGCGAACCCCCAGAGTGCGGTGGCAGTGACCAGTGCTGCGGTCAAGGCCTTTGACGCTTTGTAA
- the HOM6_2 gene encoding homoserine dehydrogenase (COG:E; BUSCO:EOG09263483; EggNog:ENOG503NW9B): MSSGIDVAIIGVGLVGSAVIAQLSSVSPLSSLHVIALQNSKKTLLAEPGQRLALGANGEWKESLASSPVDALSLDELVNKLHEIQAQNKRHIAVVDNTSDDGVASFYPLFVQAGFSVATPNKKAFSGSLDLYSHILHSAMQPEVLAKGPLVYQESTVGAGLPIISTLEDLVITGDKVKKIEGVLSGTMSYIFNEFSPPGGSTRKFSDIVTVARANGYTEPNPGDDLSGSDVARKLTILSRLIPELVNALPDGFTSVDTQSLTPAGLRDEKDADTYVKRLPEFDAEFDELRAKAQANNAVLRYVGVIDVENKVIKAGLESYPADHAFATSLGGSDNIISFTTQRYSNRPLLVQGAGAGADVTAMGVVADLVRIAQRRG, from the coding sequence ATGTCAAGTGGCATTGACGTTGCGATTATCGGCGTTGGCCTTGTGGGCTCTGCAGTGATTGCGCAGCTCTCTTCAGTCTCCCCCCTTTCGTCCCTGCATGTGATTGCACTGCAGAACAGCAAAAAGACCCTGCTTGCGGAGCCGggtcagcgcctcgcgctcggcgcgaacGGCGAGTGGAAGGAATCGCTTGCTTCGAGcccggtcgacgcgctctcgCTCGATGAGCTTGTGAACAAGCTGCACGAGATCCAGGCACAGAACAAGCGCCACATTGCGGTGGTCGACAACACGTCGGACGACGGCGTCGCCTCGTTCTACCCCCTCTTTGTGCAGGCCGGCTtcagcgtcgcgacgccgaaCAAGAAGGCGTTCTCGGGCTCGCTGGACCTCTATTCGCACATCCTGCACTCGGCCATGCagcccgaggtgctcgccaAGGGACCACTGGTCTACCAGGAGAGCACCGTCGGCGCGGGTCTGCCCATCATcagcacgctcgaggacctcgtGATTACTGGCGACAAGGTGAAGAAGATCGAGGGCGTGCTCAGCGGCACGATGTCGTACATCTTCAACGAGTTCTCGCCCCCTGGCGGTAGCACGCGCAAGTTCTCCGACATTGTGACGGTCGCCCGTGCCAACGGCTACACTGAGCCGAACCCCGGCGACGACCTGTCTGGCTCGGACGtggcgcgcaagctcaCGATCCTGTCGCGCCTCATTCCCGAGCTGGTGAATGCGCTGCCCGACGGCTTCACGTCGGTCGACACCCAGTCGCTGACCCCGGCtggcctgcgcgacgagaaGGACGCCGACACGTACGTCAAGCGTCTGCCCGAGTTTGACGCCGAgttcgacgagctgcgcgccaaggcgcaggccaaCAACGCCGTGCTCCGCTACGTCGGTGTGATCGACGTAGAGAACAAGGTGATCAAGGCCGGCCTCGAGTCGTACCCTGCCGACCACGCGTTCGccacgtcgctcggcggttCGGACAACATCATCTCGTTCACGACGCAGCGCTACAGCAACCGCCCTCTGCTAGTGCAGGGCGCGGGTGCCGGCGCGGACGTGACCGCGATGGGCGTCGTGGCCGACCTGGTCCgcattgcgcagcgccgcggatAA
- a CDS encoding uncharacterized protein (TransMembrane:4 (i47-67o79-104i116-136o183-202i); EggNog:ENOG503P589), with product MNEPLPTYTRRDQTRPDWAHNYSRPNDVPPSYADSVRWFFYNSLRPAFLVASLVSAIGAAILCGVQWRSMGETSGKAHIFSLVSAVLFTVVAVFQFYAFMAGLNSHISMLRSAVRLSYVSIGLALAAIAVSLANVYGNHDSIFTECIRAASGPGDDVEESGPVDTTRETVTDYCRYDWNADTVWNITWLVIIVLFGAFYFVLATRYLNKVENPGFSDARSRPLAADDNHDFEADMDGPNGYAMGGLGRRSSQDTLAVNDEAMIDAKLDPMADVYGGRRDLSDVEADGERASVDYPRISRDSDRDEFTSIAENHYGEPATIIPLSRPAPAATGEKPGAM from the coding sequence ATGAacgagccgctgccgacgtACACGCGGCGGGACCAGACGCGCCCGGACTGGGCGCATAACTACAGCCGCCCGAACGATGTGCCACCATCGTACGCGgactcggtgcgctggTTCTTTTACAATTCGCTGCGCCCCGCATTTCTCgttgcgtcgctcgtgagcgcgatcggcgccgcgATTCTGTGCGGTGTGCAATGGCGCTCGATGGGCGAGACGAGCGGCAAGGCACATATTTTTAGCCTTGTTAGTGCGGTGCTCTTTACCGTCGTCGCTGTATTCCAGTTTTACGCGTTTATGGCGGGCCTGAACAGCCACATTTcgatgctgcgctcggctgTGCGCCTGTCGTATGTGAGTAtcggcctggcgctcgcggcgatcgcTGTGTCGCTCGCCAATGTGTACGGCAACCACGACTCGATATTTACGGAGTGCatccgcgccgcctcggggcCCGGCGACGACGTGGAAGAGTCGGGGCCGGTCGACACGACCAGAGAAACCGTGACGGACTACTGCCGCTACGACTGGAACGCGGATACGGTGTGGAACATTACGTGGCTCGTGATTATTGTTCTTTTTGGTGCATTCTACTTTGTCCTTGCGACGCGCTACCTGAACAAGGTCGAAAACCCGGGCTTTAgcgacgcacgctcgcgccccctggccgccgacgacaaCCACGACTTTGAGGCGGACATGGATGGCCCGAACGGGTACGCGATGggcggccttggccgccgCTCAAGCCAGGACACGCTGGCAGTTAACGACGAGGCGATGATCGATGCGAAACTCGACCCCATGGCCGATGTGTacggcggtcgccgcgacctgagcgacgtcgaggccgacggcgagcgtgcctcGGTCGACTACCCCCGTATCAGCCGAGACAGCGACCGCGACGAGTTTACGAGCATTGCGGAGAACCACTATGGCGAGCCGGCCACCATCATTCCCCTCTCtcgccctgcgccggccgcgacggGAGAGAAGCCAGGGGCCATGTAG
- the PRE2 gene encoding proteasome endopeptidase complex (COG:O; MEROPS:MER0001516; EggNog:ENOG503NXDJ), producing MNSVLATLAPRADERALPSDVKEQFALPATDPSRFLANFTDVDSTNTDARIKLNHGTTTLAFRYKGGVVIAVDSRASAGSFIASGSVKKVIEINPYLLGTMAGGAADCQYWETYLGIQCRLHELRNKERISVAAASKILSNLVYSYKGMGLSMGTMICGWDKTGPAIFYVDSEGSRLKGDIFSVGSGSTFAYGVLDQGYHWDLEYEEALDLGRRSIYAATHRDAYSGNTINLFHMGPEGWKFIANYDVMDLHYDGVPNPAPNTDKGGFGYDVRTAGLSSKKPESA from the exons ATGAACTCGGTGCTTGCGACGCTTGCGCCACGCGCGGatgagcgcgcgctgccgagcgaTGTGAAGGAGCAGTTTGCGCTGCCTGCTACAGAT CCCTCGCGCTTCCTTGCAAACTTTACGGATGTCGACTCGACCAACACGGATGCGCGCATCAAGCTGAACCACGGTACGACCACGCTTGCGTTTCGGTACAAGGGTGGTGTCGTGATTGCAGTCGACTCGCGTGCCTCTGCCGGCTCGTTCATTGCATCGGGCTCGGTGAAAAAGGTGATCGAGATCAACCCCtacctgctcggcacgatggccggcggtgcggccgACTGCCAGTACTGGGAGACTTACCTCGGTATCCAGTGCcgcctgcacgagctgcgtaACAAGGAGCGTATCTCggtcgctgctgcgtccAAGATCCTGAGCAACCTCGTGTACTCGTACAAGGGCATGGGCCTCAGCATGGGCACCATGATCTGTGGCTGGGACAAGACG GGTCCCGCCATCTTTTACGTCGACTCTGAGGGCTCGCGTCTCAAGGGCGACATCTTTTCGgtcggctcgggctcgacgTTTGCCtacggcgtgctcgaccaggGCTACCACTGGGACCTCGAGtacgaagaggcgctggacctcggccgccgcagcatCTATGCTGCGACGCACCGCGACGCATACTCGGGCAAT ACCATCAACCTATTCCACATGGGCCCCGAGGGCTGGAAGTTTATTGCCAACTACGACGTGATGGACT TGCACtacgacggcgtgccgaacCCCGCGCCGAACACGGACAAGGGCGGCTTTGGATACGACGTGCGTACCGCTGGCCTTTCGTCGAAAAAGCCCGAGAGTGCATAG